A window of the Lactuca sativa cultivar Salinas chromosome 7, Lsat_Salinas_v11, whole genome shotgun sequence genome harbors these coding sequences:
- the LOC111890830 gene encoding uncharacterized protein LOC111890830 isoform X2 — MFFSPTINHLTSRGHNIHILCMSTGNADGIGDVRKEELYKASVILKVPLQQVTTIDHPDFQDGFGKVWNSGKLSKIVEKKILAHAIDMIITFDNYGVSGHCNHRDVHQGVRRFTLDTSEKDIEAWELVSSNIVRKYSGPIDIWLSFWTLKGEMHCLVNEHPLRSYAAMSQHLSQWVWFRKLFVSFSSYTYVNTLRKINK; from the exons TTTTTCACCAACAATTAATCATCTGACTTCAAGAGGGCATAATATTCACATATTGTGCATGTCAACTG GAAATGCAGATGGAATTGGAGATGTTAGAAAAGAAGAGCTTTATAAGGCTTCTGTAATCCTTAAG GTTCCTCTCCAACAAGTGACAACAATTGATCATCCAGATTTTCAG GATGGTTTTGGTAAAGTATGGAATAGTGGTAAACTATCAAAGATTGTGGAAAAGAAAATTCTTGCTCATGCAATTGACATG ATTATTACCTTTGATAATTATGGTGTTTCGGGTCATTGTAATCACCGTGATGTACACCAAGGAGTACG AAGGTTTACACTTGATACTTCAGAAAAAGACATTGAAGCATGGGAACTG gtgAGTAGTAACATAGTACGAAAGTACAGTGGGCCCATTGATATATGGTTGTCTTTTTGGACTCTGAAAGGAGAAATGCATTGTTTGGTAAATGAACATCCACTTAGAAGCTATGCCGCCATGTCACAGCACCTAAGTCAATGGGTATG GTTTCGGAAACTTTTTGTTTCATTTTCTAGTTATACGTATGTCAACACTTTGAGGAAGATCAACAAATGA